AAATTCCTACCAATTTCAATAACCATCTTAAATAAAACGTAGAGTTTTCAGTTTTCACCTAATCATGCATGCAACTTAAGGTTAAATGGAGAGAGCCTATAACAATATGCTGTTGTCAAGAGCTGTCGAAATACATATTACCACAACTTCTGGTTCTTTAATATAAACGGTTCTGCACATATATTGTCAGACCGTTGTTACATACCCTGATGAAATCTCAACTTGCTCTTCAAGATCATCACCAGCAGGGTAATCAAATTTGACTAGGATAATAACTTACTTGATACTTTCTTCAAACAGGTAAAAGAACAATAATAGTCTAAAAATAAGGTGAACATTGCACATCGGCATGAATACCAATTCAATCATTTTTTATGTAAGCATCAATTGAATCGAACTCCAATTGTCAAAAAGTACACAACTAAAAATTGTGGGTCTACCCAGTGAGGCTCATTTATGTTAAGGAATCCATATATCGGTGCTCTACACTAGAGATTAACTCGAATTGGTAAGAAGTACACAACTAGAAATTGTGGGTCTACCAAGTGAAGCTCATTTATGTTCATGAATCCATTCCTCCTTGGTGTCTACACTAGAGATTAACCCAATATCTTGATTTCTCATACTTGTTAAAAACTTGTTATTAAGGATGAGGAAGCAAGGGCTCTGACTGAAGTGGCCTAAAAGTCTAATCTGTCAGAAAGAGATCTCCTACCCTCGAGTCAAATCCACCACACTAATCACTTCCACATAACTTTCAAAAGATGTTCAACCAAAAATGAACGCGGGAGTTTGTCAACAATAGGTAAACCTATGAATCTTACACAACGATATTATCCTGCATCATGAAATATACCGCACCAAAGATATCCATAATGTTTTGCCAAATAAATACAATATCAGGCTTGATGCAGGATGATTGATGCGAAAATTTAGCAAACAAAAGAGATCAAGCTGAAGGATCTGAGACTCACTCGATCACTACCTATGCCAACCAAGATAATGGTCATGAAGTTCTACATCCACGAAGTAACAATCTTAGACCACCCCAATATAGAGGCTTACTACACTTCGACTCGATAAACATAACACCAGCATGAACACAAAGTAATCTATTTGTCAAGTTCGGTTAAAGGTCACGATTTAATTCAGAAAACAGATAACTGGCATAAACATGAACTGCATTAAGATTAAATTACGACATCATCAGAGGTGAAGTTTATCCACAAAGAACACAAAACACAACTTTCAGACACATGAATGAACTAAGAAGCACAATCACAGAGTCTTCCAATTAATGACGATTTTCTGTACAAACGTGAACATGGGGatgcatacatacatatatacatacaattcatacataacCAATGAGGCACACAAACTAGAGATGGTGCAAGGGATTTACCAATTTTCGTTTACGATTTTTGACTTTTCCAGTATGAACTTCCCTTCTTTGTACTTCTGTGATTCTTCATAAGCTCGTTCATACTTCCAACCCAACACCTGACGGCAATCACAGCAGTAGACATCAGCAACTGTATGAAGCCCAGTCATCAAATTCCTATCTTCTTTGGGTCCCACCACTATGTTCATCgcatgagagaataaaaatgCTCGTCCATGTCTCCCCTAAGGATAAAATTCAAAAATAGTTGGATATTGATTCAAGGATTTCATAAATAATTCATCTAACCGTTACCGAGTAAAGATGGCCACGAAATAAACAAGACAAAGAACAAACTATTACTACCCTTTAAACAAGTTCATGTCCATCAATTTGTAGCAAAAAATGAAAATGCCCATAAAAGATTAAACTAAagtactaaacctaaatctcCTCTGTATAAAAAACCTCTTCTCAAATATTTTTTACAATCCGACGTCTAATTCTGCAACTAGCTTCTACGCACTTCATGATTTTGAAACTTTAATACCATTGAAGTATCTACTCTACGAAACAAAGGTTACTTAGAAAACAGGTTCGCTTCATTTGGTATGAAATGAGACAACCCAAACAATCTAAACAAAAAGAATTTGTTTTCACTGTTGAAGTAAGATTATGACCACTTTTTTCAATCAGTAAATCTTGACAATAGTTTCCGGACATAACTCTGAATGTATGCGCTGGTATTAAGCTTGCTTGAAGCACATCCCAAGTTCCAGTTTCCCTAATAGCAGTCAAACCAGACCAAGTTCTAGTTTTTTTCTTAAAAGATGATTACTTTTTCATTCTATTAAGCCTGCCCATCAAAATCTACAAAGTAAACTATATACAAGCAAGAATTGAAACAGGAATCCCAACCCATTATCAAATTCAAGATAAAATCATCAAGAAGATAATATGCAGTGCCTGAGTTAAAAGGTTTACCTGAAAAGCTTTAGACATTACATCATCATGATAAGCAACGTGATTTCTGCAATTACAACAACTATACAACCTAGGTCCAGATAATTCTGCCATCAATCCAGAATCAATCTTAACATTAACTTACTCCTTCCTTTTAACTgatcaaaacaaacaaacatcAAGAAAACCCTTAGATTATTAGGAAATTCAAAATTGCCGATAAAACCCCAAGTTTCAGAGAAAGTATACCTAGACAAACCCTTTTATAATTTGCCTCTATTTACAAGCTGAAAACCCACTAAAACCCTTGAACACTTCTTCAAGAGAATTTCTGTTaacaaaaatggaaaattaacaaCACAGTACAATAAGTAGAATAAGATTGAGTAAAGATCCTAAATTAGATAGTAATAAAGAAGCATTAATAAGATTGACAAAGATAGGTTTTAATGAATATAAGAGTAAACAACAAAACAAATAGAAATCATTAATTTATTAGAAATAAATTTAAAATTTTAAGATAAGATTTGGGGTAAAGAATCAATCCGATACACTAAAGCAAAAATGAATTAGGATCCAAAATTAATTGAAACCCAACAATGAATTAGAAGTTAAAGAGAGATGTAAAGAGAAGGAGAAGGGCTTATTCCGACTAACCTCAACAATGAGTGACAATTCAATAGCTATGTGTTAAGTCAGTCAGTGAGGTTTGTTATAAATTTCTGAAGAACCAATTTTGATAAACTCAACATGATTTCATTTCAACCGTATGATTCAGTTGGATTTGCTGAATTTAAAGAAAGTTAGGTAAGatgcttttttttttaatgtgacTCATTTTTCTAGCAACGGTGCCGACTACCGACAATAATCGAAGTATACAGGTATAATAAGAATCCTATTAGTGGGCCTGCATCCATTTGGGTCTTGGGGACTTCATAGATTCTAGAATCCTAAATAGGTGTCAAAAGTCAAATTTGCCCTTTAATTATTTTTTCTATtacctaaaatcaaaattaattcaaaactcaaaaaccaaaattaattCACTGACCCCATTTCTTTTTCTCAAAAATGATTCTCAAGATGACCAGATCAGGATGATTTGAATTGAATCCACAATCAACTGGTTATGATTCTAATTTCGATGAAGGTATTGGACCACAAACTGAAGATTCGGTGTATGAATCTATTCAAACACCAGTAAATCTCTGAATGTTAAGAATTGAAAAATCCCACCATTTATTTTACCTTTAGATTGGTTTAATAGGTAAGATTGATGAATTTAGGATTTAGAAAATCTGCTTCTGGGTTGATTACGGCTAGAAGGTTTtggataaaattaaaaaaaattattttgattcGGCTACGAATCCCTAAACGTGATACTAGTTTCCATGTCGTATGTTATTATAACGGTTAGGCTTTGCAGTTTTTCTAGCAGTAAAGGCCCAACTCGGTAGGGACTTTCCTAGCCGTTAGTGGTTCTGTATTTGCAAAAAACTAGAAATTTTTCTTTTGATTCGGCTACGAATTCCTAATCGTGGTAGTAGTGTCCCAGCCATGAAAATTTTTTGCATCCATGTGTTCGTTTAACGGTTAGGTTTTGAAGTTTTTCTAGCCGTCAAAGCCCATCTCGGTTGAGACTTTCCTACCCGTTTGTGGTTTTGTATTTGTAAAAAACTAGAAATTTTCCTTGTGTTTATATAATTGTGTCATTTTTAGGCTCAGATAAAAAGGAAAaggcatatatattttgtaacatTTTATTGAAACGGAAAGGCATACAAATTTCATAGTATAAACTTTAAAGAAAAGATTATTACATTGCAAATATGGTTCTTAATAATTGTGATCGAAATCAACATAAGTACTTTCTTCCAAGACATGATAGCAACCATGAAGTTCAAACTTCTTTTCATGGACATCCTCATAATCGGATTCGGCCATGTCCcactgaaaaacaaaaaaattataagTTAATATTATTCAAAATAATTTTTGATGGACGAATTATAGACAAACTTAGTCTTTGAGCACGTGGGATATTGGGATTGTTTTCCTTTATTGCTTCCATTTCCTCTTTGAAAGCTTCTAATTGTGGAAAGAGATTCTCGAATCTTTTCTTAACGAGCTTCATCAATCTTCCACTATGATTTCCGTTTAACGCCAGAAAAACAATACACACACGGTTCCAAAAAGAATCGGAGGTTTCATCGATGTAAATATTTATATCTTCGTGATGCTTTACTGGCTCTAACAATCGCAATATCCTCCTCGGTAGTATAGAGAGTAACCATGTTTCTACTTTTTTGTTGGAGAAATTGGAGAGTTTGAAGAAATTTAAGAGTTTTTGCACTTTTACTTTATTGGGGAAGGGTCTTTTATAGGAAAAAATGACACGACAGCTAGtttgttgaagaaaaaaaatagtcgttcctcgaaaaactcaatacaattaatcaatacaATCTCAGGTTTACGACTGGGATTTATAGAAGAGACCAGGCCGTAAGTACAAACGGATGGGTTATAACCTTTACTAAGCCGTAAATCTGAACTTTACAAGTCAATTCAAATGCAATCCCAGATTTATGTCCAGAATCTAGAAAGGAGACCAGGTCGTATAAGAACCTACGGCTGATTTGTGGTGTAGATACAGCCGTAACTATGAATTTTCCCAGTGGATTCATACAGGTCCCGGACGTAAGTTTACCTGCAATACatgtctttgttagagcattgctcggtcgaactcgcatgtgttgttatctcaagcatgtttgtcaatgtagtgatcaaaactataagtcttgatttctagcctatttatagatgtctcggactaggacatagattgtgtagttgagctttagacttcacgacgttcatcatttgaagacgaaaaactactaaggggagtctgtggaacttcatcgacaaaacgtatgtggagactgaaacttatctatcacttaaaaagtctatttctactatatatcctatattgagacataagtcgtgttacgatatagttttctattatacacatttgagatttcgagccgagtttaactcgcttatatatttctcagaatatgtgttggcaagctttcgcttcggccaagttcatcttacattcgtgacgacagtccgaataagatcatatgaaaattgccgagtaacatcccacatggtttgtgtgataaaatcatttggtgaagtcttggaatgtttcattatgataatttcgataacttgaaaatttctttgatgaaaaatagtttgtgaataaaaactatataacatcctctaacaaagtttcaatgattgaaataaagagtttagaatcctgtaaccatgtttggatataaacatagtgtgttaatcacattattgtgcaagtccaaaaccgggaacctgaagtatgtgtaTCCGTACGCGTATTGGTGGTTGTtgatgtctgggaaagtatgcttacc
The nucleotide sequence above comes from Papaver somniferum cultivar HN1 chromosome 8, ASM357369v1, whole genome shotgun sequence. Encoded proteins:
- the LOC113301890 gene encoding protein yippee-like At4g27745; translation: MAELSGPRLYSCCNCRNHVAYHDDVMSKAFQGRHGRAFLFSHAMNIVVGPKEDRNLMTGLHTVADVYCCDCRQVLGWKYERAYEESQKYKEGKFILEKSKIVNENW